A stretch of Bacillota bacterium DNA encodes these proteins:
- the fliQ gene encoding flagellar biosynthesis protein FliQ: MSEVEIIALGKEAVKTVLLVSGPTLGLGLLVGLLVSIFQATTQIQEQTLTFIPKIIAVLLSLVLFGPWMLRVLISFGRQILENIHTYIA, encoded by the coding sequence ATGAGTGAAGTAGAAATCATCGCTTTGGGCAAGGAAGCGGTCAAGACTGTTCTGCTGGTTTCTGGTCCAACTTTAGGCTTAGGACTCTTAGTCGGCCTGCTCGTCAGTATTTTTCAGGCAACTACCCAGATTCAGGAGCAGACTCTGACTTTTATTCCGAAAATCATTGCGGTTTTATTATCGCTTGTGCTGTTTGGACCATGGATGCTGAGGGTTTTGATCAGCTTTGGCCGTCAGATCCTGGAGAATATCCATACATATATTGCTTAA
- the fliP gene encoding flagellar type III secretion system pore protein FliP (The bacterial flagellar biogenesis protein FliP forms a type III secretion system (T3SS)-type pore required for flagellar assembly.): protein MENPGEMAAALQILILLTILTLAPAILILMTSFTRIVVSLSFVRNAIATNQMPPNQVLIGLALFLTFFIMAPVFTEAYTTGVAPYLAGETDFNTALTATMEPIREFMFAHTREKDLALFLEIRGEELPETRADVSTFTLIPAFVISELKTAFQIGFMIFIPFLVIDMIVASILMAMGMMMLPPVMISLPFKILLFVLVDGWNLVVKSLLASFL, encoded by the coding sequence ATGGAGAATCCCGGGGAAATGGCAGCGGCTCTGCAGATATTGATCTTATTGACAATCCTAACCCTTGCCCCAGCGATTCTCATTTTAATGACATCGTTTACACGCATAGTAGTTTCACTCTCTTTTGTCCGCAACGCAATAGCTACCAATCAGATGCCTCCGAACCAAGTGCTGATCGGTCTGGCGCTTTTCTTAACGTTTTTCATTATGGCGCCGGTCTTTACCGAAGCGTACACTACGGGGGTCGCTCCTTATTTAGCTGGTGAAACTGATTTCAACACTGCCTTAACTGCAACTATGGAACCGATCCGGGAGTTTATGTTCGCCCACACCAGAGAGAAAGATCTAGCACTTTTCCTAGAGATCCGAGGCGAAGAACTGCCGGAAACAAGAGCGGATGTCAGTACCTTTACCCTGATTCCCGCATTTGTAATCTCGGAGTTAAAGACCGCATTTCAAATTGGATTTATGATTTTTATCCCTTTCTTAGTAATTGATATGATTGTAGCAAGCATCTTAATGGCCATGGGTATGATGATGCTTCCACCAGTCATGATCTCGCTGCCGTTTAAGATTCTCTTGTTTGTACTGGTGGACGGTTGGAATTTAGTTGTGAAATCGCTTTTGGCCAGTTTTCTTTAG
- the fliR gene encoding flagellar biosynthetic protein FliR, which yields MFGLEAYILAFIRFSTFIAAAPIFSQRGIPPQLKIGLAALLSLATAPQVSLEGYNWVLLIVQEIGIGLILAFAVMLVFAIIYFAGQLVDVPMGFGMATIFDPQTGIQMPIFSQFYYFLAVAVLLAVDGHLWIIRALAQSFEFVPVSTFFDREFSLGALLELSKNIFGVGLQIAAPIMGTMVLVDVALGVITRVVPQLNVFVLGFPIKILMGMLIVILAVPVFISIAAKLFGFDGLLMEVIMGLITSGS from the coding sequence ATGTTTGGTTTAGAAGCTTATATATTAGCTTTTATTAGGTTTTCAACATTTATTGCAGCTGCTCCGATCTTCAGCCAGCGGGGAATACCACCTCAGCTGAAAATTGGTTTGGCAGCGCTGCTGTCTTTAGCAACTGCACCGCAGGTTTCCCTGGAAGGTTATAACTGGGTGCTGCTGATTGTGCAGGAAATTGGGATTGGATTGATTCTGGCATTTGCAGTAATGCTTGTCTTTGCCATTATCTATTTTGCCGGACAGTTGGTGGATGTGCCGATGGGGTTCGGTATGGCCACAATCTTCGATCCTCAAACTGGAATCCAGATGCCGATTTTTTCGCAGTTTTATTATTTTTTAGCGGTGGCCGTACTGCTGGCAGTAGACGGTCATTTGTGGATCATTAGAGCTTTAGCCCAGAGTTTCGAATTTGTGCCGGTCAGCACCTTTTTTGACCGAGAGTTTAGTCTTGGTGCACTGCTGGAGCTCAGCAAAAACATTTTTGGAGTGGGACTGCAGATTGCCGCACCAATTATGGGCACCATGGTTTTAGTCGACGTTGCCCTGGGAGTGATCACTCGAGTAGTTCCCCAGTTGAATGTCTTTGTTTTGGGTTTTCCCATCAAAATTCTCATGGGTATGCTGATTGTGATCTTAGCCGTTCCAGTTTTTATTTCAATAGCTGCCAAACTGTTTGGTTTTGACGGTCTGCTGATGGAAGTGATTATGGGTTTGATTACTTCCGGCAGTTAG